TGGCATCAAATCTTGAATGATTATATACATGTCACATATAAAGACAGGTTTACAAAAAAGGGAGACCAAATTGCTGATTTGAAGTTATTCCAATTATTTTATGTAAATACACAAAGGTGTCATGTGGCCCTTATCAGCCTACACTCACTGGCTACATCCACTAGCAGGCAGATGATAAATGAACTAACCATGACTACAGAATCATATTTATAGGAAAcgacaacaaaaaaactaacaTCTATATAAACTGTAATGTGATCACTTCCACATAAAACATGATTTATGATAACAATGTTCCATTATTAATATTCTAAAAtactgagatttttttttttaaattatgtcctacagctcagaaaaaaaacgtatattatttacttttcatttcattttatttcatttttgtggTGGCTAATTTTATTTAATACGTGTGTATATACCTTTTCTATTGCTCATAAATCTATACGGTTGCACAATAAATTTATTAAAACCAATAATCTGTCATTCAGACGGATCCTTAGCAACAAAGAAACAACACCCGAACAAGACAAAATCCTGATTGACCAGGGAAAGGCTGTCTTTGGCCGACGCCATGATCAGAAATCAAAGTTAAAGTGACAACCACTAAACTCTGATGAAGATTAAGCATCAGCATGTTAAGAATCCCGATAATTGGTGCCGTGAAAACAAAAGGTGACGCTGCAAAGATTTAAAGTGGCATGACAAAATAAGtgtctttgttgtttctgtttaatGACATTTTGTATGTCATTCCTGGGCTGTGGGATGAAGAGAGGGATCATTTTAGTAATTGTAATAATTATATCACTATTTCATCCTCAATGAAGCAATTCAgccacaacaaaaaaacaaatgtttgaatagagaatttttttttaaccgcCCAACCACAAACACCCGAAAAACTAATGAAAGTTATGATTGTTGCATTGCATTTTCTGCATCTGCTGTCTGCATGGTTTATAACACACTTATTGCTGCAGTCTGTTAGGCCTACTTGTTGACATGACCTTGCCTTGCAGGCATTTGATGTGGTTTGCACTATTAAAAAATTATTTTGTCCACAAAAACTGCACAAACTGCATCCGTTATTAAAAACAGTGCACCTTAACTTACAATGggccaaattaaaaaaagaaagcaagatttattttattattttatttttaccttttgCCAGCCGGTTTCGACTGTTTGCAGTTACTATGCATATATTTGCTGCTTTTTGGTTAAGTAGAAACCTCCACTTCTTAGAACCAATTGTTGAAATTGCAGTTCCCTttcacagcctctaggggctggctccacaCAGACCTCCAAAATGGACAACtagagcagaaataaatgtttacagGCTGGTACAATGGCATTTTGGTCTCGTTTTAGCAAttagtttttttaatataactcACTTAGAGCCTTAAAATTTTACATAATCGTGTGTGCAACAGGCAGATGCTGACTCATAGCTTCAAGTCCTATAACCGTGACTCAAAGAAGACAGATTTGTGTATGTGGGGCACATAGGGTCTGCAACATAAATTGCTAGTTGGCAAAAAGTCATAATTTATTAAGTACAATAAAAAAGTCCCACATATCTTCACTGACAAATGAGGAGTGCATCTTGCTTTGGcaattcagaaacaacagcgacccctgcaggaataaaagtgCATCTATTTAATCAACTGCTCCTTTAATTTGTGTTTCCATCCAACATGGTGATCTGAGTAGGCTATTAGTGGTAAGATTTAGAGTGCACTAACTTTTACTCAAAAGCAAACAGTGTGATGGCCACTGACATGCGCATTAAGCCCTGCCTTCTGCTTCTTTAATGGCACACATCGCCCCCCATACACATATCTTCCGGTCGGGGTTAATCCCGCCTCCCTCCTGCAGCTCgcagcacagaaacaaatgTTCCATTCTCTCTTTAGTAGTATGAACCTTCAGTTAAACAAACAGGGCTGAACGGATGCGCTccgtgacagcagcaggagcggCAGCTACAACAAGCTCGATGGATGGAGGAGCGAGAGGAGGGCGCACGGCGCGGATGGAATTACAAAGGTAACCAGGCTTGGCTCGTTGTACGGCTGTATACATGGGAGCCGTGCTGTCTGAAAGGAGCTGTTGATGGATGaaatcttgtgttttttccagaatgtgaaaaataaaaaagaggagACGGTGCGCAAGGAGGGGAGATTTGTTGAGGCGCCTCGTTTCCAGGTCCTGGTTGTGGATTGCTTTGGATATACAGGCTCCATTATGTACCAGCATCCACCGCTCGACGCCACAGTTCGTGCTGTAAGGCGATGACCACGTCCAGAGCCTGTAGCTggcattaaataataaaaaaaggaaccGGAGTCACTCCCTTGCTGGCTTCTGGACTTGGCCGTTGTTGTGCgacagcaccacggacagcgacAATGACTCGCCTGCGCAGGAAAGCCCTGGTTGCACTTTTCCTCTTCACGCTCTTCATTTTCGGGACCATGATGGGACTGAGGACGCTGAAACCCAGCGATGGCTTCTCGGACCTGGCCCCCGGTATGGACCTACTCGGGGAGAAATCCGAGAGGAGGCGGCTGGACGCGAACAAAGACGCGGCTGTGTCGCCTGGCCAGGTCCACATGGGCAGCAGCGACACCAAGGTGGTGTTCACCAAATCGGACCGAGAGTACAGCATCTTTTACGACATCCACATCTTCTACTACTTGTGGTACGGCTCCCCTAACATGGACAACAAGTACATCCACTGGGATCATGTGTTGGTGCCACACTGGGACCCAAAGATCGCAGCCAGCCATGCCCAGGGAAGGCACACGCCTCCGGAGGACATAGCCTCGAGTTTCTACCCCGAGCTGGGACCCTACAGCTCCAGGGACCCAAAGGTGCTGGAGTCACACATGACCCAGATAGAAGCGGCTGCAGCGGGTAACTATAATGGAATACTCATCAGGGGCCACAAAGCAAGAGAATCTTGATCATTTATAAGTAATAAtagtttaaattatatttaatatagGATGCAAACACACTCGCCTCACATAGTTGCACAACATTGCATAGTGATCCAAGCTGCACATGGATCACCAATGTTAAGGGCCCCAGGCCACCACTGACAGGTTGTCTATTATTAGTACATAAATGAATAGAACAGGAGCCACTACATTACAGTATCATCTCCAACAGGTCCTACAGTACCATTCCACACACCCTGTGGTCACATGTTCTTCAATAAAGTGacattttacttaaaaaaaaaaaaaaaaaatcaggaaatGTTCGATATGTGGCCTCTTAAAAGATTGTTTCTTCCAGTCTGACTGCTTTAGCAAAGCAACTAATGTTAGTCTATATGGGCCTGCGCAACCAATCAAATTCAATATTGCCAGATAGAATGACAAATACTGTACGTGTATGCTTAAACTCTGTATGATGAATAGATAAATATAATGTTGTGAGCAATCCATTATAACTACcatataaagatggatgtcATGATGAGGCTAAAACATCTGGATTCCCCCCTGGTGGCTGTAGTGTAGGTCAGAAACCCAATGGACCCAACTAAAACTGAAAGTCATcccttaaacacattttattacagAGATGGTTTAATCTCACCACCTTGTGTTGATCTGTGTTCATTTGGGGTCTGTTGGGTGTGCAGGGGTGCTGGTGTTGTCCTGGTATCCTCCCGGGGTGGCAGATGACCATGGAGAGCCTGCGGAGGACCTGGTCCCTGCTGTCATGGAcgccgcacacagacacagcatcaAGGTAACTGGTGAGACAACCGGTATGTTTTTTACCTTCCTGATGACttgaatgactgaatgaatgcTTTAGATGATACAAGTAATAAATGAGCAACAGATACTTtttataattacatttttgagcTGTGAAACTGTCATACAATATCACATGGTAGCTTTAAGTTGCCTAAAGACATTAGTCAGTCTACATACAACATAGATAACATAGAGAAAATATTCAGTAATGACCCTCTGTATCTTTGCTTGCCACTACCATATTTGTAGCTATACCTTGCTACTCTTTATGTTTTTGCACCCTCTGTTCCGCTTTTCTATCAATGCTAATTAACAAAGGTGGATGGCTATAATTATACAGGATGTGGAATTGTAGCCAATATCTGATGTGCTGATTTTGTTCCATCTGTTTTGGCTAATGCACATGTTTTCTATGCAAATACacagaacctttcagacagattCTTTCCTATTGTGGCATTAGCTTATTAAATTGGAAAGCCAATGTACAACAACTCTGCTAACAACTAGCATCCATGCTgacatgtagaaaaaaaaacctgcgcAATGCACACTTACATGTACATTTTTCACAAAATAATGGCATTATTCTTAATGGAATCATAGTAAATAGTAGTCTGCTGATATCttcatctgattggctgttgaccgatatttcattttaaggcCGATATCACTGTCATGCTAACAATATTGTGCATCCTATCATCCCTAGTTGCAATAATCTTTGAACTCGTTACGCATTACTAAAAGCTAGGGATGCATAATATTGTTTGACATCATTATCGGCACACATCGgccataaaataaaacatcataatAAGATAGAAAGATGGTGTCCCCATAAACAACGATGTAATTCAGACATGTGGAGGTTTTTAGTGACAAAAACTGCTAGCATATTGTTGCTTGGGATAGCATTGCATTGGCAATTAGGATTTAAATGTAGCGACCTAAGGGTCAGATAAGGTCAGATATTAGCcaaaaatttaaattaaatgtttagCTTGCTGTCATTtgaaaatacataaaacatataaaatacaatTATCAGggtgaaaaaaatgcattataatTGGTTCTCTCtcatcaaattaattaaaaaaacagcccaacaacaaaagcaaacatACCTGTTTTAGCTGAAGATATACAAAAGTTGCTCTGAGAATCTTCACCAACATGTAGCCAATCACTTTAGGATGGAGACCCTACAATAGGTGAGGGAACATAAAAAGACCTCTAGGAAAttggcagactacaggaaccacctaTGCTTCAGCctcagatgcagacaggagaagTTGACACCGAGCTACCTACGCCTCAAAAGTCAccgccacactctccactgccaGAGCGCTGCCAGACCTCTCCACGGAGGAAAGGAAGGCCTTGGTCTCACTACAGAACGAGcaggacatcaccatcttagcagcagacaaaggaagatgcacggtggtcctcaacacacaggactaccactccaaagtggctgatctcctcagtgacacagctatATGTGAAAGACTGAAGAGAGATCCCACTAGcaactacaagaaaaaaactagtcagctacctacagaaactggagaaggaccaaatcatcaaccccaagctctactttcgactgtatcctggggaggccactccacgcctgtatggactcccaaAGAGTCCCTCTCATaaccatcgtcagcagcacaaactcagtcacacaatgttctttgtgaacaaggtggagaagatccaaagaTCCATTTGACGTCACCTctctgttcacctgcatccctacctcagaagccacagagatggtaaggagatgcttcacacaatcacacaagacagcacactcaaagaaagaacaaacctcaagccagaccacatctgtgacctgctggacctctgcctgaacacCACTTACTTCAAGtacctttcctggaaccacccccacccactggtttcgatatgtggatgacacctgggtcaaaatcaagaccaatgaagtggaacggttcacagaacacatcaacgcagtggacaacatcaagttcactcggaaGGACACTAGGGACaccaatctggccttcttggactgcacagtacacattgaggaggacaggagcctcagtgtggaagtgtacaggaaacccacacacactgaccagtacctgttgtttgatttaCACCACCCTGAGTCAATAGCTTTTCTGCTTCAGAGAAGATTTTTCTTCTAAATTCCATCTAAGCCAAGTCATATTCACTTCGGCATTAAGATGCTAAAGGTGCTTGCAAAACAAGCTGCTGTAGATTCAGCCATTATCAGGAGGAAGGAAGCTTTCCCTGCGTCTACTTTCAGCCTCATATGGAAGTCTTAAAACCAAGAACtgggtctctctctgtgtgcgaCTTACACAACGGCGTGTTTCTCACAGCTGACCCGAGGGCTAATGCTCCAGTGTTTCAGTGCAGCAGAACTGCCACTGATAAAatacaggctgtgtgtgtgtgtcctctgcaaATGTCATACATGTATACCTTCGGACATTTGCCCGTCCTGTGATATAGTGAGTCTGACACCAGGAGAAAACGTGTCATTGCGACCCTGCGTTAAATGAGGATCACCGCTGCCACAGAAATCGGTCATCACCATCGCATATTACAGAGTCAGGCTGATCTATAATCCCCCTCCAGCGCTCCAGCTTCATTAATTAAGCATAGATTAACCTTGTTTGTCCAAATGaaatgctgatgctgatgctggcTGACTGAAAGGGATGCTGTGCTAacaaacagctgatttaaaCAATAGGGGGGGAAAGGCTTACCGTAATTTAAAGAGATAAGACCACAAATCAAAGATTTCACAAGTTCTTGTGTCTTTGAGCTTGTTTTGGTGCACCTTTAATTGCTCTAATCACCAAAAAGAAGCTTTTATTAACCAATCTGCCTAATATTGATTGGACTGAAATGTACTCAAACATTTGCAGCATTTATTTCCAGAAATAACACAAATTATAATTTGCTTTGGATTTATTTCACAACCTACCCAGCAATAAAAagatttagcatttagcagctaaaagCCTAAATTTCTGTAAATTATTATTCGGTTTTTCCTATATAATTTGTTAGCATTATATTGTAGTCAGATTGTGGCTATTTTCTGTGCACGATTTTCAATTGCACATTGCTACAGGTGATGGAAATGCTCCTATTAAAACTGGATGACACCACCAAGAATGATCTCACATGCAGttcatcttttgtcttttagctcattgttttggttcaTTACTGTAGACACCAGCTATGACAATACAGGAGAAGCTACATGTTAAGAGGTAAAATAATACCCTGATTCAATAAAGGTGGAGGAGACAGACCAAGGTTTATTGACTATGATTATAGCCACGAAAATAATATCAAAAAGGAAATCTGTTCCAGTTTTGCTTTCGATGATCTTTTATTAGGACCACCTAAAACTTAAAGGTATGTGACAGTCAGTTACAGTCAGGTATGTGCTTTACCTATTTTAGCTAGCATTTAGCTAAAAAGCTTAATATCCCACTGAAAATGGTGGAGACCAAAGATAAAGctgaaaaattaaattaaattatatcaTCAAAATATTCAGTCAGTTTACCTCTCTGAATCTGATGTAGATCACAGACAATTCATTTTGCCAGCTAATGCCAGGTTGTTTGGTCCAATCCACGTCCTCTGAGGAAGCCATGTGACGGTGGCCTGTGAGGATCATAGGAAGGAGCATCTTAGTATAACAACATTGAACTGTCTGCagcagataataataatatagtgGAAACTGTGGCATACAGTAATGTGATGCATAACATGGCTTCAGGTTAGTGTGCCATCATCTGGAAACACTGGTGACATCTTCTCAGTGCACCGTCTGTACACCTGAGGCTCTCAATGTAAATATGTCAGCATCACACTTCACAATGGTGATCTGTGTGAACAAAGCACTTTTCATCTTGCTTCAGACTCTTACCTCGCCGGCTTTTATGATATTTCCAGCCAGTCTAAACCACTGACAAGCCCAAGCTCGGGCGCCAAACACCGCCgcgttgccatggcaactgtTTATGAAGACCTTGCAGCCTCTTTTGGAAAGATAGAGTGGGCGTTGTGCACTCGCTGTTTGTGGCTCGACAGCTCTGTCaatgctctgctgtttgtcactggatcccccccccccccacacacacacacacacacacacacacacctcctcccccCTATTTGCGACAAAGGAAAACAAGCATTACAGACCAACACTTAGCTTCTGCCAaagaacactgtgtgtgaaaatgaaCATGACATTTGGTTACTCCAAGCTAAATGCTTCAGGTTCAACCAAAGGATGGTAAGGAATCCATTTAGatgatactgtatgtatgtgtctaGTCAACATGCAAAAAATAATACATTCAAGAAGGCATCATGATACAGGCAGTTATTAGAGTAATGTTCAAaagatcagcagcacctgctgcagctcaactaattaaatcctatggaagcaggaAAGGAGGGGAATGACTCAAGTCATACTTCTCAAGTCATAGAGCTTGCACCTTTGCATATAATGTAGATGAGTGTTGAAacatgctgcacatgtttttttaaaatgataacaCAGCTGGGTTGGGGCAGTGAGTTAGCTTACCTTGCTGGAGGGGGATGAGATCGCACATCTCCGCTGCAGGACAATAGCACAAAGGAATGTACACGAACAGTAAAATATGAGGCTTACAATATTAGAACAAAACTATTAAAAACTGTATACAAAAGTTAGCCAAATGAATGCTAATGTACGCTAACATACCTGCCTTAGGCATGGTGGATGAAGCTTCACCTGTGCCACACCTTGCTTCCTGTAGATGTCTCGTTCAAGGAAGATGAGTTTGCTTGTAAAcattagcattatgctaatggATAAAACTACAACTGATTGATATAGGAGAACCAGGTttgacaaaatacacaaaagtaAACACTAAGAGGATGTAGAGACAGGAGTATAAGGCATGAAACTCAGGCAAACAGTCATGAGAAACAGGTGGAAGCAATGAGGGcggagcagccaatcacaacaCAGGAAGCGATAGAAAGACaatataaaacaggaagtgcaacAAATAAGCTttaaacacatgcaaaacaaGTCCCGGgtacttttaaaataaaacaggaaatcgGTAAAGGAAAGGATCGTGCATTATGGCCGACAAAGGCTCAACATGTCTGCTTTACATCCAGTACTACTACACCTTTTTCACAATATTGTTCACCACACCTCATGATGTGTCACACTGCATGTATATAAAGCAGAGTAGGCACTAAATAACATTAGCATACTGCTAATTAAATGCTAAACTAAGTGATGTGCTGCataatcttttatttttcagctttGTATGTGTCCtcctgatactttctattaacttctttatttgcatgtgttttcgTTGCAGGTGGCCTTTCACATACAGCCATACAAGGGGCGGACGGACCAGAGCATGCATGACAACATCAAGTACATCATTGACAAGTGagacatttctctgtgtgtctacCTACCACTGTCCTACATTTGTTTCCTTTATGGCTggaccagaaaaaaaaggtcaagcTTCTTCGTCTGGACCGGCAAGCTGCTGACGTTAGACGTCTGCAGATCCGGTGAAAACATGAAGCCTAGATGAGGAACAGGTCGTTAAATATAGATGCGTCTCCAGAGAGATCCTGCTGTAATGGATCAGAAGGTAGCTTTTACTCTGACTTCAACCAGTCTGAATCTGTGTCACAGGAGTcttttgtagtagtagtagtacagAGTGAGACACAAGGTCGTCAGAGTGTTTAATATTAGGTGTTAAGCAGCATATGATCTCCCACTGCGACTGGGAATGAGAATAAAGAGCCTCCATGATGCCATGTTTGTAATAAGAAGACTGGAGGGAAATCAAAGGCCGGGGCTTTGTGGAGTGAGGAGTGGAGTTTGGAATCAGATTTGTGGACTATATATTGTAGCCAGTCTCCCACTGCGCACGCCGtctgtttaaaaacaaacatcagacagaaaaaagaaatgattttCATGAACATAccagtacatttttttaaacataattatGGCATCGGGTAttacatttctttcattttttagtTTATGATTATACAAGATGAGTGTGTATAGTGTATacaattaaatatatttttttatttgtttcaattaaataaaatatattttattattagtaAAAGAAATTGTTTTCAAATTGTTAAGTTGTCATTCATTTCAACATCAGGAAATTACAGCTGATATGTGCGTGATTTTAATATATTTCCAAAATTGGCGCCCCCTGTGGTAATAGACAGAAATGCacattaaaatggaaaaaaagaagcaaaaaaccaaaacaaaaaatccTTGAACTTTAAATCGAGccattaaatgtattttcttcCTTGCAAATTTTCTTAGATATGGAAAACATGGCGCCTTCTACAGATTCAGGTCGAGCACGGGGCGGGTCCTGCCTCTGTTTTACGTCTACGACTCCTACCTGACCCCTCCTGAGGCCTGGGCGGAGCTCCTGACAGCCAAAGGCTCCCACAGCGTCAGAGGCACGCCATACGACGGGGTTTTCGTGGCCCTCATCGTGGAGGAGCGCCACAAACACGACATCCTGGCTAGCGGCTTCGACGGCATGTACACCTACTTCGCCTCCAACGGCTTCTCCTATGGCTCCTCCCACCAGAACTGGAAATCCATCAAGGCCTTCTGCGACGCCAACAATCTGCTGTTTATCCCCAGTGTCGGACCCGGGTATGTGGACACCGCCGTTCGACCGTGGAACAACCATAACACCAGGAACCGGGTCAACGGACGCTACTACGAGACGTCCCTGCAGGCGGCTCTGTCCGTCCGACCGGAAATCGTCACCATTACGTCCTTTAACCAATGGCACGAGGGCACACAGATTGAGAAGGCCGTACCCAAGAAGACAGTGACCCGTTTGTATCTAGACTATCTCCCGAACCAACCAGACCACTTCCTGGAGCTGACACGACAGTGGGCTGAGAACTTTAACAAGGAGAAGGACAAGTGGCTAATGTGAACATTACACCCACTCCCACTGTGGAAAGACTGTACCCTTTATGTTCTTTATGTTTTACACCAAATATGACCACTCCTGATGAAGACTTCCCTTAAATATCTGCTCTGCCCTCACTGGTTTTTGATTCACTAACATTTTTTTGTACTGCTTTGCTTAAACAAGGTCACAATGATGGACAGATAATCTTGGTTTGCTAATAGCATCTTTGATTCCGTGCAGCTGTGTAAAGGGTTGTTcgcttttttcttattttcttatGATGAAGactgttttttcctgtgtttcctTGACCAATAAAATATGTGTCTGTTGGAAAACCAGTGTTCGAGAGTGAAATGTAATCAAAGCTACCAGCAGGGAGGAGAAATAAAACCAAAGTTATGTTACCGCCtcttttaattctgtttttgttgtgtgtaaaaacattacataaaaccaTCATCTATATGTTGTGGGTTTGACCTCACATAATGACTGCAAGGTATCCAGACTCTGTGGCTGTTAAACAAGCCCAAATCACCATacctccaccaccatgcttgTATGAGTTCTCTGATCATTGCACGGTCTGATCTTGGGGTGAATTTGAAtttgggacgtccactcctgtgaagattgacagctgtcttgaatgttttcttAAATAAtcttgaaatggttttataagtctttccagattgatgtgtagcaacagctgcttctctaacacaaTTGTTCGTTTTTCTCTCGTctttgtgttaacacacacctgaatgctccagagcagcaaactgccaaaacatctgttttcatagaggtctgtacacctgctgatagtcaattcatcaaggactgatgatcagcagcacttGCTGCAGCTCAACTCATTAAATTCTATGAAGGCAGGATGGGCCTACACATGTTTTTTTGCTAAATTATTTACAGCCTAATACTGAGGCCCACTATAATGAGATATTTATTATGtgtttacacaaaaacagaattaaCAAGTGGAACTGACTTTAACACAACTGCAGGAAATCTGAATGCTGAGGAACAAGTGTGAAAACCTGAAAGATAAAGTCTATGGTTCCAATTATGCCTAAAACTTACCAAGATAGGCACTGTGAAGATTCAGCAGTTCAAATGAACTGCCTCATCGCCCCGCTAACCCACAGGCATCCCAAGCTGTTCTAATGAATGTGCCTTAATAGACTTGGAAACCCCTCGGAGCAGGTTTTCCTGTGCACACAGTGAAGCCTGACTTGAGTGCTTCCATGTCCAGGGAGTTGGAAGTGGAACACATCAAGCATAGTGAAGCAACCTGTGTGTAAATAGCCTGGTTGCATggtgaaaagaaaaatcattgaAGCAAAGCTGATCCCCGAGGACACTCAGGGTAACATCATGCCTTAATGCCTCAGCTCCCACCAGTCTGTACTCAAAAAAGTGACGTTAGTACCAGGCTGCTTCCAGCTCACTTATAAATGTCAATGAACAGGATAACAGAACTAACCACCCCTACACTGTTCGCACATCAatactgctgctgtaaatgaCTGCCAAGAGCACTTTTTGGCAACCACATATTATGAATCATTTTGAGTCAGAAAGTAATTTAAGCACATTGTAGGACGTCCAATCACTTTTGACAGCTTGACAGGAAGAAATTAGTTGGCCTATAAACTGTTAGATATAAGCACTGTGACCCAAATTTGGTCATTTAGAGTTGTAAATAACAGCCTGTAGGAGCTGGAGTCACTTTTTGGCAATGGAAAAGAACTGCATGTAAAGGGCTGTATTTTATATGTT
This region of Parambassis ranga chromosome 2, fParRan2.1, whole genome shotgun sequence genomic DNA includes:
- the maneal gene encoding glycoprotein endo-alpha-1,2-mannosidase-like protein codes for the protein MTRLRRKALVALFLFTLFIFGTMMGLRTLKPSDGFSDLAPGMDLLGEKSERRRLDANKDAAVSPGQVHMGSSDTKVVFTKSDREYSIFYDIHIFYYLWYGSPNMDNKYIHWDHVLVPHWDPKIAASHAQGRHTPPEDIASSFYPELGPYSSRDPKVLESHMTQIEAAAAGVLVLSWYPPGVADDHGEPAEDLVPAVMDAAHRHSIKVAFHIQPYKGRTDQSMHDNIKYIIDKYGKHGAFYRFRSSTGRVLPLFYVYDSYLTPPEAWAELLTAKGSHSVRGTPYDGVFVALIVEERHKHDILASGFDGMYTYFASNGFSYGSSHQNWKSIKAFCDANNLLFIPSVGPGYVDTAVRPWNNHNTRNRVNGRYYETSLQAALSVRPEIVTITSFNQWHEGTQIEKAVPKKTVTRLYLDYLPNQPDHFLELTRQWAENFNKEKDKWLM